Proteins encoded together in one Dehalococcoidia bacterium window:
- a CDS encoding permease — translation MRQNSKKPWWKDPSFLTMVFLLTLVTSLVLLVHGISGVIEGGITTFELFGTAAPALTLGFILAGLLTILFPPATVGRWMGDEASVKGFLIGAAAGALSPGGPYVMYPIAAALMHGGAGIGSIAAFTAARNMFTVNRFLVYEVPFLGIPLALARTFATIWLVLVSVVLVPIVFRMMPRSAQESARAKIGKSETSDS, via the coding sequence ATGCGCCAGAATTCTAAAAAACCTTGGTGGAAAGACCCTTCATTTTTGACGATGGTTTTCTTACTGACGCTAGTTACAAGCTTGGTACTACTAGTACACGGTATTTCTGGGGTGATTGAAGGCGGTATCACTACCTTTGAATTATTTGGAACTGCTGCTCCGGCACTAACATTGGGTTTTATTCTGGCCGGACTACTTACGATTTTGTTCCCTCCAGCGACTGTTGGTCGATGGATGGGAGATGAAGCTTCGGTCAAAGGCTTTCTCATTGGTGCTGCTGCTGGAGCACTTTCCCCGGGAGGTCCTTACGTTATGTACCCTATAGCTGCAGCGTTGATGCACGGAGGAGCTGGAATCGGTTCTATAGCTGCCTTCACAGCTGCAAGGAATATGTTTACGGTAAATCGATTTTTGGTATATGAAGTTCCATTTCTTGGAATACCACTTGCACTCGCAAGGACATTTGCCACCATTTGGTTAGTCTTAGTGTCTGTGGTGTTAGTTCCAATTGTTTTTAGAATGATGCCACGGAGTGCACAGGAGTCAGCAAGAGCAAAAATCGGTAAATCTGAGACGTCTGACTCATGA
- a CDS encoding DNRLRE domain-containing protein, with product MKDTTIYSESSKVSNGGGQFIFAGNNNQSDSRRALIMFDIPSSINSKSQVVNVELSLEMDRAREGAFQVALYKLTNEWSEGSSQGAQGEGAGGTIQGLDATWKNRIHPGHAWIKRGGDFEIEPSAVSMVKGPGSYTWSGPRLNEDVQNWINGTHRNYGWILIGDESESITAKRFSSRTGPSAPVLEIEYIFN from the coding sequence TTGAAAGACACTACTATTTACTCGGAGAGCTCAAAAGTCTCTAACGGAGGTGGTCAATTTATTTTCGCAGGTAATAATAATCAAAGTGACTCACGTAGAGCGTTAATCATGTTCGATATACCAAGCAGCATTAATTCCAAGTCACAGGTGGTGAATGTCGAACTATCATTGGAAATGGACAGAGCCCGTGAAGGCGCTTTTCAAGTAGCTCTATATAAATTAACTAATGAATGGTCTGAGGGCAGTTCACAAGGCGCACAGGGAGAAGGAGCTGGAGGAACAATTCAAGGGCTGGATGCAACATGGAAGAATCGTATCCACCCTGGGCATGCTTGGATTAAACGCGGGGGTGATTTTGAAATTGAGCCCTCTGCAGTCTCTATGGTGAAGGGCCCGGGTTCATATACTTGGTCAGGGCCTAGGTTGAATGAAGATGTGCAGAATTGGATAAATGGTACACATCGCAATTATGGTTGGATCTTAATTGGTGATGAATCTGAATCCATTACGGCTAAACGGTTTTCTAGTAGGACCGGACCTTCCGCTCCTGTATTGGAGATAGAATACATATTCAACTAA
- a CDS encoding glucose 1-dehydrogenase, with product MLEGKVAVVTGSGPNIGGEIARTLAQHGAKVVCVDFLDDRAAVAAASIKEAGGEAISISADISTPVGVGDVFLAADKAFGRVDILVNNAAVNNEAGILDVEYEKWKWVQSVIMDGTMLCSQQAARRMVDQGEGGAIVNTASTTGHRGKAGFISYSASKGAVLQMTRTMAVQLAPYGIRVNSITPTQTGDSRGTTPGGSTAPRAAKPKNIPLGRWGDPSDQAQAVLYLASPMSAYVTGENINVDGGLLALFPSERDPGQT from the coding sequence ATGCTGGAAGGCAAAGTAGCTGTAGTCACTGGAAGCGGGCCCAACATCGGAGGAGAAATTGCGCGGACCTTAGCACAGCATGGAGCTAAAGTCGTCTGCGTAGATTTTCTAGATGATCGAGCTGCAGTAGCTGCGGCCTCTATTAAGGAAGCTGGAGGGGAAGCTATTAGCATTAGTGCAGATATCTCTACACCCGTAGGAGTAGGCGACGTCTTCCTCGCTGCCGATAAAGCATTCGGCAGAGTAGATATTCTAGTAAATAATGCTGCAGTAAATAATGAGGCAGGAATCCTAGACGTGGAATATGAAAAATGGAAATGGGTACAATCCGTAATTATGGACGGTACTATGCTCTGCAGTCAGCAAGCAGCACGAAGAATGGTTGATCAAGGCGAAGGAGGTGCAATAGTGAACACAGCCTCGACCACAGGGCATCGGGGTAAAGCAGGATTTATTAGTTACTCAGCGTCAAAGGGTGCCGTTTTGCAAATGACTCGGACCATGGCTGTCCAGCTTGCGCCTTATGGTATTAGGGTCAACTCAATCACACCTACTCAGACAGGCGACTCACGTGGTACAACCCCTGGGGGATCAACTGCTCCGAGAGCTGCAAAACCTAAAAATATACCACTGGGAAGGTGGGGCGATCCTTCAGACCAAGCTCAAGCAGTACTTTACCTAGCCTCTCCAATGTCTGCATACGTAACTGGTGAAAACATTAATGTAGATGGCGGATTATTGGCTCTATTCCCATCGGAGCGAGATCCCGGGCAAACTTAA
- a CDS encoding ABC transporter substrate-binding protein: MNTVKIGIINRTINMLDFLLGDQIKIYESHGIKAEFDLVAGNESIELLLDEKLDFVVSIGAATRAIMTKNSPVRVALLVHQNAPHWFMARSDIKSVKNLRGKKIQAAQPGSEPDVMVRKYISENGLNPEVDVELVYERAHQGWKKNGPAPIEDAVIARTLEQEVLEEMGYHTLVELCEQYPNTLIHGLVTTEKILKEKFSTVEAMIASHKMISEWIDEGREEVLEFVESTFNVSEERARRALSSMKGKFVARMEPSDFGSVIESSAKALGSVPIPVNRLIAQI, from the coding sequence TTGAATACAGTAAAAATTGGAATCATAAACCGCACGATTAATATGCTAGATTTTCTTCTAGGAGACCAAATCAAAATTTATGAATCCCACGGAATCAAAGCTGAGTTTGACCTTGTAGCGGGAAATGAGAGTATTGAATTACTTCTAGACGAGAAGCTAGATTTTGTGGTTTCAATTGGAGCTGCAACCCGGGCAATCATGACGAAAAATTCCCCTGTTAGGGTAGCTTTATTGGTACACCAAAATGCTCCTCACTGGTTTATGGCCCGCTCGGATATAAAATCTGTCAAAAATTTGCGTGGGAAAAAAATTCAAGCAGCGCAACCCGGAAGTGAGCCAGACGTAATGGTCAGAAAATATATTAGTGAAAACGGGCTAAACCCAGAAGTAGATGTTGAGTTAGTCTATGAAAGAGCCCATCAGGGCTGGAAAAAAAATGGACCAGCCCCAATAGAGGATGCGGTTATAGCCCGTACCTTAGAACAAGAAGTTTTAGAGGAAATGGGATATCACACTTTAGTGGAATTGTGCGAGCAGTACCCAAATACTTTGATTCATGGCCTAGTTACTACAGAGAAAATATTGAAGGAAAAATTCAGTACAGTAGAGGCAATGATCGCCTCTCACAAAATGATAAGTGAATGGATTGATGAAGGCCGTGAAGAAGTTCTTGAATTCGTTGAATCTACTTTTAATGTTTCAGAAGAGCGCGCTCGCCGTGCACTTTCTTCAATGAAAGGAAAATTTGTAGCACGAATGGAGCCATCTGATTTCGGTTCCGTAATCGAATCATCAGCTAAGGCCTTAGGCTCTGTGCCTATCCCAGTTAACCGTCTGATAGCACAGATTTAA
- a CDS encoding methylmalonyl-CoA mutase family protein codes for MNRPLRFIIATPICDGHDVAAAAITRILRLEGAQAVYIGFNKTPYQIAKAASEEDATAIAISTYNGGHVAFLKELVQELKRQGINDIPIFVGGGGTILEKEIEPLKKIGITKVYRPPLDLTDAIRDMISIASTHSYKEPSPNGSPSRILAQTLTLIEAEELSTTYPKNASIPPLVWGIGGRGGAGKSTLIDELILRFLISTEGSIAILTADPTLGDRLRMIHCYNPRVFMRSVSVRPGESTSGKLAPLITKIRENGYQLILVESVGLGQNELGVAPIVDSSIFCMTPEYGTDIQLEKEALLSSSEIVVMNKRDYPQSEARARRVQQFITSGQKFFLTEAKHFGDPGVNELFTEIAQRSELGSNPIELPASQFVEQIPFNRRSYLGSIVDTHRKYYEDYENLGQSELDGIQAQFDQIWDKYGFNGDLSGCRIENGIAYREVDNGEIPVARKTTTGIWVPVIGIPHKNSSLNEIVRYVSRQNVPGSFPYTEGAYQFRRKDEDPIRMFAGLGLPETTNQRFHLLAKGHGSPRLSTAFDSLTLYGLDSDEPGAAAKVGEGGVAVDTIDDMLRLYDGFDLESTSVSLTMNGPAPTIMAMYLAAAKRRGFDWSKLRGTIQTDIFKELQAQNEAQFPLEPSLRLIGDMVEFMMPNVPSWYPISISGYHIGEAGANPIQELAFTLANGLTYIEVFKSRGLSVEEFTKKFSFFFTSGSELEFNVLGRVARRIWAVALKKYYGVEGNGAALKFHSQTSGRSLQDTEPLHNLTRVALQAEHALHNNTNSLHTNSYKETYTTPEEDDALLAMGSQQIPLVESGDFGYIENLNQGSYGLSYLEDAVESAVHQIFTEINMQGGVIPAIENEYFRTAIQEEVQRERKAMREGERKIIGVNYLSNSSSLRPRGQLVNIPMKQKRHQIKRTKNFKADNQTNAAVSLRNLQKVAMSDGNVFESLLGAVEYATVGQITNALSEVWGKFRPSM; via the coding sequence ATGAATAGACCTCTCCGTTTCATTATAGCTACACCCATATGCGATGGGCACGATGTTGCTGCTGCTGCAATTACCAGGATTCTTCGGTTGGAGGGAGCACAAGCCGTTTATATTGGCTTCAACAAAACTCCTTATCAAATAGCAAAAGCTGCTTCTGAAGAAGACGCTACAGCTATCGCCATCAGCACTTATAACGGCGGTCATGTGGCTTTCTTGAAAGAACTTGTTCAAGAGCTCAAAAGACAAGGAATCAACGATATTCCTATTTTTGTGGGGGGAGGAGGCACTATCCTTGAAAAAGAAATTGAGCCTCTCAAGAAAATTGGTATTACTAAGGTCTATCGCCCTCCATTAGATTTGACAGATGCAATTCGAGACATGATCTCCATTGCTTCCACTCATTCCTATAAGGAACCATCACCCAATGGATCACCATCTCGAATACTGGCACAAACCCTTACATTAATTGAAGCCGAGGAATTGAGTACCACTTACCCAAAGAATGCGTCCATACCTCCGTTGGTATGGGGTATTGGTGGTAGAGGCGGTGCGGGCAAGAGTACACTTATCGACGAGCTTATTTTAAGGTTCCTAATTTCTACTGAGGGATCCATCGCAATATTAACTGCGGACCCTACTCTCGGCGATCGATTGAGAATGATTCACTGCTATAATCCAAGGGTGTTTATGCGGTCCGTTTCAGTACGACCTGGGGAAAGCACTAGTGGAAAACTAGCACCGCTGATCACCAAAATACGAGAAAATGGATACCAATTAATACTCGTCGAATCTGTGGGTCTTGGTCAAAACGAGTTAGGCGTTGCACCTATTGTAGATTCTTCTATCTTTTGTATGACGCCAGAGTACGGAACTGATATCCAGCTTGAAAAAGAAGCTCTCCTATCTTCAAGTGAAATCGTAGTGATGAATAAAAGGGATTACCCTCAATCCGAAGCCCGTGCAAGGCGCGTACAGCAGTTCATTACGTCGGGTCAAAAATTCTTCTTAACTGAAGCAAAGCACTTTGGTGATCCAGGAGTAAATGAGCTTTTTACAGAAATCGCGCAACGGTCGGAATTAGGTTCTAATCCTATAGAATTACCTGCATCTCAATTCGTCGAGCAAATTCCATTTAACCGTCGTTCCTACTTGGGTTCAATCGTTGATACTCATCGCAAGTACTATGAAGATTATGAAAATCTTGGTCAATCTGAGCTTGATGGAATTCAAGCGCAATTCGATCAAATTTGGGACAAATATGGATTTAATGGAGATTTGTCTGGCTGCAGAATTGAGAATGGTATTGCATATAGAGAAGTCGACAATGGTGAGATCCCAGTCGCCAGAAAGACTACTACTGGCATATGGGTGCCCGTAATTGGAATACCTCATAAGAATTCGAGTCTCAATGAAATTGTTCGATATGTAAGTCGGCAAAATGTTCCAGGTTCTTTCCCTTACACAGAAGGAGCTTATCAATTCAGAAGAAAAGATGAAGACCCTATAAGAATGTTTGCAGGTTTAGGGTTACCTGAAACGACGAATCAAAGATTCCATTTACTCGCAAAAGGGCATGGTTCTCCACGCCTCTCTACCGCATTTGATTCTTTGACTCTATACGGCCTCGATTCTGATGAACCCGGAGCCGCTGCAAAAGTTGGAGAAGGTGGAGTCGCTGTCGATACTATAGACGATATGCTCCGCCTCTACGACGGGTTTGACCTAGAGAGCACTTCTGTATCTCTCACAATGAATGGACCAGCGCCGACGATAATGGCTATGTACCTCGCTGCGGCAAAGCGCCGTGGTTTTGATTGGTCAAAATTAAGAGGGACTATTCAAACAGATATATTTAAAGAGCTACAAGCCCAAAATGAAGCTCAATTCCCTCTTGAACCGTCCTTACGCCTTATTGGCGACATGGTGGAATTCATGATGCCTAATGTACCTTCGTGGTATCCAATTTCGATATCGGGCTACCATATAGGTGAAGCTGGTGCAAATCCAATTCAAGAATTGGCATTCACTCTAGCTAATGGATTAACTTACATTGAGGTATTTAAATCTAGAGGATTGTCAGTCGAAGAGTTTACCAAGAAGTTCTCATTCTTCTTTACCTCTGGTTCAGAGCTAGAATTCAATGTTCTTGGCAGGGTGGCCAGGCGTATTTGGGCTGTAGCTCTCAAAAAATATTATGGAGTTGAAGGAAATGGGGCTGCTCTAAAATTTCACAGCCAAACATCGGGGCGTTCATTACAAGATACCGAACCTCTTCACAATCTGACTCGAGTCGCACTGCAAGCTGAACATGCACTTCACAACAACACTAATTCATTGCACACAAATTCTTACAAAGAAACTTACACCACACCTGAAGAAGATGATGCTTTACTGGCAATGGGAAGCCAGCAGATACCTTTGGTTGAAAGTGGCGATTTTGGTTATATTGAAAATCTGAATCAAGGATCCTATGGACTATCATATTTGGAAGATGCGGTTGAGAGCGCGGTTCATCAAATTTTCACTGAAATAAATATGCAGGGCGGAGTAATACCCGCTATCGAAAATGAATATTTCCGAACCGCTATTCAAGAAGAAGTCCAAAGAGAGCGCAAAGCGATGCGAGAGGGAGAGCGCAAAATCATTGGCGTGAATTACCTTTCCAACTCATCCTCACTGAGACCGCGTGGGCAGCTTGTTAATATTCCAATGAAACAAAAACGACATCAAATAAAACGTACCAAAAATTTCAAAGCCGACAATCAAACTAATGCAGCGGTTTCATTGAGAAATTTACAAAAAGTTGCTATGTCGGACGGTAATGTATTTGAGTCACTTTTAGGTGCGGTTGAATACGCAACCGTTGGTCAAATCACCAATGCACTTTCTGAAGTGTGGGGTAAATTCCGCCCAAGTATGTAG
- a CDS encoding class II aldolase/adducin family protein yields MSNLNELRNQIVKASLGLVNSGILTKSNHGNMSVRVPGTDTFLLTSVSNLSQISEEQIGLFDFNNQLIDGSVAPTSAEIIPMHGIIYQSRPSTGSVLHTHSRFATAFAVASKVIPVAYEAMVRFGFDSSIPVAQYGPRGSQESIDSISTILDDPMVTKGLLLANHGVLTFGKTINDAVSANNVMEESAEIIFYAESLGGAKEIDFELRKAAQLRMQEFAAPSIQKGETSS; encoded by the coding sequence ATGTCTAACTTAAATGAACTACGTAATCAAATAGTAAAAGCATCTTTAGGCTTAGTAAATTCGGGCATTTTAACGAAAAGTAATCATGGGAACATGTCAGTTAGAGTCCCAGGCACCGACACTTTCTTGCTCACTTCGGTTAGCAATTTATCCCAAATTTCGGAAGAGCAAATTGGCCTATTCGATTTTAATAATCAATTAATTGATGGTTCTGTCGCGCCGACTAGCGCGGAGATAATTCCAATGCATGGCATTATCTATCAATCTCGCCCCTCTACAGGCAGTGTCTTGCATACACACTCACGCTTTGCGACTGCTTTCGCAGTAGCTAGTAAAGTTATTCCAGTAGCTTATGAGGCCATGGTTCGTTTTGGGTTTGATAGCAGTATCCCAGTCGCGCAGTATGGGCCCAGGGGCTCGCAAGAATCGATTGACAGTATCTCCACAATTCTTGATGACCCGATGGTTACTAAAGGTCTCCTTCTTGCAAATCATGGTGTCTTAACATTTGGAAAGACAATTAATGACGCGGTCTCAGCCAATAACGTAATGGAGGAATCTGCAGAGATAATATTTTATGCAGAGTCACTTGGCGGAGCAAAAGAAATCGATTTTGAGTTAAGGAAAGCTGCCCAGCTGCGAATGCAAGAATTTGCAGCCCCAAGTATACAAAAAGGAGAGACTTCTTCTTGA
- a CDS encoding amidohydrolase, protein MEFKDIDLVDSDGHIIESIAELAEFGDASVKNVALDRKSIRATVWPSLDGVHVHNNTRLEANNKKNRQHASEARPGSAEDWQGLLNKSGMNHTVLYPSLGLSHGVIRDIEYVTSLSRAFNDYVAEKYAKVDSRLHPVALIPMQEPEAGAAELRRAVKELGLIGSMIPAAGLPMKSDLGHPLHWPIYKAAEELDCVLAFHGASNSGLGLDTFMVPGSSQTLHHPLALIIACTSMIYNGVFEQFPNLRVAFLEGGCAWLVLLLDRMERNQEAFGVFHDWPILRYLQEGRIMIGCEGNDPSLPYLVERVGAIPFAYSSDYPHEVDYPSAMHEVEETLQSNLLDDEAKRAILGDNARRFYKLPK, encoded by the coding sequence ATGGAATTCAAAGACATAGATCTCGTAGATTCTGATGGGCATATAATCGAATCCATTGCAGAGCTTGCTGAATTTGGTGACGCATCCGTGAAAAATGTTGCTCTCGACAGGAAATCGATCAGGGCGACTGTATGGCCATCTCTTGATGGAGTACATGTCCACAACAACACACGACTCGAAGCCAATAATAAAAAAAACAGGCAACACGCCAGTGAAGCCCGCCCCGGTTCGGCTGAAGATTGGCAAGGGCTACTAAACAAAAGCGGAATGAACCACACTGTTCTATACCCATCGCTGGGGCTTTCGCATGGGGTTATTCGAGATATTGAGTACGTAACGTCCCTCTCAAGAGCCTTCAACGATTATGTTGCAGAAAAATATGCCAAGGTTGACTCAAGGCTCCATCCGGTGGCACTAATTCCTATGCAAGAACCTGAAGCAGGAGCAGCTGAGCTGCGAAGAGCAGTGAAAGAATTAGGACTTATCGGGAGTATGATTCCCGCAGCCGGGCTTCCTATGAAATCCGACTTGGGCCACCCTCTGCATTGGCCCATATATAAGGCAGCTGAAGAGTTAGATTGTGTTTTAGCGTTCCACGGTGCTTCGAATTCTGGACTTGGTCTCGACACCTTTATGGTTCCTGGATCTTCCCAAACCTTGCATCATCCTCTCGCGCTCATAATTGCTTGCACCTCAATGATCTACAATGGTGTATTCGAGCAATTCCCTAACCTAAGAGTAGCGTTCTTGGAGGGCGGGTGCGCCTGGCTCGTTCTGTTACTTGATCGTATGGAACGAAACCAAGAAGCATTCGGTGTTTTCCATGATTGGCCAATACTTCGTTATCTTCAAGAAGGTCGCATAATGATAGGCTGCGAAGGTAATGACCCAAGCTTGCCTTATCTAGTAGAGCGCGTCGGGGCAATCCCTTTTGCCTATTCATCAGACTACCCACATGAAGTTGATTACCCAAGTGCCATGCATGAAGTTGAGGAAACATTACAAAGTAACTTGCTAGATGATGAGGCCAAGCGTGCAATTCTTGGTGACAATGCACGGCGTTTTTATAAATTGCCTAAGTAG
- a CDS encoding zinc-binding dehydrogenase yields MTEKCLAAVFVGAELPLEIQEFSLPEVGSQNILVKMNMAAVCGTDAHNWYNPKAPNPIIWGHENIGEVAAMGSDVVTDILGEKLHEGDRILFHSAPCGHCFNCLMGLRCTNNIHYGNSHVDPSSGTMLRGGFGQYLLLDPNPAVIRVPDEMTTERALMSVIGNHTTMSGLRKINGPDPGDTVVIQGSGPIGMGALIQSRIRGAAHVIMIGSPSHRLDLAKELGADETIDLADYPTPDSRIEKIKKITGRGPDMVIEASGAKTSVHEGLQMVRYGGKYLVIGLILPLSVEMDPSAIASKDLIVAGVVGSKVENIIRSMRLMQSRIDVPIEKMITHQYPLASVNEALQSHVDLSAMVPVVNHSLS; encoded by the coding sequence ATGACTGAAAAATGCTTAGCTGCGGTTTTTGTGGGCGCAGAGTTGCCTTTAGAAATTCAAGAATTCTCACTTCCAGAAGTGGGATCACAGAATATTTTAGTCAAAATGAATATGGCGGCGGTCTGCGGGACAGATGCGCATAACTGGTACAACCCGAAAGCCCCTAACCCAATTATTTGGGGTCACGAAAATATAGGCGAAGTAGCAGCAATGGGATCCGATGTAGTAACAGATATTTTGGGAGAGAAGCTTCACGAAGGAGATCGAATCCTTTTCCATTCAGCTCCATGCGGTCATTGCTTCAATTGTCTTATGGGGTTGAGATGCACAAATAATATCCACTATGGAAACTCACATGTGGATCCTTCATCGGGCACTATGCTTAGAGGCGGTTTCGGGCAATATTTGCTTTTGGATCCAAATCCTGCCGTGATCAGGGTACCTGATGAAATGACGACAGAGCGCGCGTTGATGTCAGTCATAGGTAATCACACAACGATGAGTGGTCTAAGAAAAATCAACGGACCTGACCCAGGAGACACAGTCGTAATACAAGGATCTGGCCCCATCGGAATGGGCGCACTTATCCAGTCTAGAATTAGAGGTGCTGCCCATGTAATTATGATTGGTAGTCCTTCACATCGACTAGATTTGGCTAAAGAACTTGGCGCGGACGAGACCATTGATTTGGCAGATTACCCAACTCCTGACTCAAGGATAGAGAAAATAAAAAAAATTACTGGGCGTGGTCCAGATATGGTAATTGAAGCTTCAGGAGCTAAAACCTCGGTACATGAGGGCTTGCAAATGGTTCGTTACGGGGGTAAATACCTAGTTATTGGGCTGATATTGCCATTAAGTGTAGAAATGGATCCATCTGCAATTGCATCAAAGGATCTTATTGTAGCTGGAGTGGTTGGGTCTAAAGTTGAAAATATAATTCGCTCAATGAGGCTTATGCAATCACGTATTGACGTACCTATTGAAAAAATGATTACGCATCAATATCCATTAGCAAGCGTAAATGAGGCGTTGCAATCTCATGTTGATCTATCCGCCATGGTTCCAGTAGTGAATCACTCTCTTAGTTAA
- a CDS encoding acetate--CoA ligase codes for MEVINPVIKNKLKEGTENPESFWDQAARELPWLKTWDQVFEYDYPTFNWFIGAKTNLSYMCIDHHINQGRGGHTAFIYANELGQREQITYAQLKRAVEKAAAALRGLGIGKGDRLTIYMPNTLETVILMLATVRIGAIHSVVFAGFGAPALADRIKASGSKAVFSADIAYRKGSEVQLKSIVDDAIDLGCDSVERQVVLKRHAETPMREGIDISWQDFLLLGEGHSGNYEPMEANDPAYILATSGTTATPKLAVHTHGGYPVGVYSQGKWCFGLNHDDIWWATSDLGWAVGHSYIVYGPLLFGATSIVYEGALDHPGPDVFWKLSEEFSLTGIFTSPTAVRLLMKFGEEPAKGFDISALKRIVCAGEVLNPPAWEWLQKRVLEDRIPVIDNWWQTETGAPVIGNPYGISMLPQKPGSAGIPLPGMDLAVMTPEGQLCEPGEKGILVLKHPFPNLTPTLWGEPARYGTDYWERIHGVYFTGDLAELDEDGYVWFSGRADEVIKIAAHRIGTIEVESAFLRHDDVAEAGVTGRPDDLRGEVISSFIVLKEGRKASDNLRKALIETVRTELGPFAVIGEVNFVKMLPKTRSGKIMRRVLKAVTLNTDPGDITTIEDEGSVDEARLAWQEIKGEIER; via the coding sequence ATGGAAGTAATCAATCCTGTAATAAAAAATAAATTAAAAGAAGGAACCGAGAACCCTGAATCTTTCTGGGATCAAGCTGCTAGAGAATTGCCTTGGCTCAAGACTTGGGATCAAGTATTCGAGTACGACTACCCAACGTTCAATTGGTTTATAGGCGCAAAAACAAATCTTTCCTATATGTGCATTGATCACCATATTAATCAAGGACGGGGTGGTCACACGGCTTTTATTTACGCAAATGAACTAGGCCAGAGAGAGCAAATCACTTATGCCCAATTAAAGCGTGCCGTTGAAAAAGCTGCAGCTGCGCTTAGAGGCCTTGGTATTGGCAAAGGCGATAGGCTTACTATATACATGCCAAATACTCTTGAGACAGTGATACTCATGCTGGCTACAGTTCGGATTGGAGCTATTCATTCGGTAGTTTTTGCAGGTTTTGGTGCACCAGCTCTTGCTGATCGAATTAAAGCAAGCGGGTCAAAAGCCGTATTCAGTGCAGATATTGCTTACCGCAAGGGATCTGAAGTACAACTAAAAAGCATTGTCGACGATGCAATTGACTTGGGATGCGATTCCGTTGAACGCCAAGTAGTACTTAAACGGCATGCAGAAACACCCATGCGTGAAGGTATAGATATCTCGTGGCAAGACTTTCTCCTTCTAGGGGAGGGGCATAGCGGTAATTACGAACCAATGGAAGCCAACGATCCTGCGTATATCCTCGCTACTTCAGGAACGACTGCAACTCCTAAATTAGCAGTACATACACACGGAGGCTACCCTGTAGGAGTTTATAGCCAAGGCAAATGGTGCTTCGGGCTAAATCATGATGATATCTGGTGGGCAACGTCGGATTTGGGATGGGCCGTTGGGCATAGTTACATAGTTTATGGCCCGCTATTATTCGGTGCTACATCCATTGTATATGAGGGGGCATTGGATCACCCGGGGCCAGATGTTTTCTGGAAGTTATCAGAGGAATTCAGCCTCACGGGAATCTTTACATCCCCAACTGCAGTCCGATTATTAATGAAATTTGGTGAAGAGCCTGCAAAAGGTTTCGATATATCTGCGTTAAAGAGAATTGTCTGTGCTGGGGAAGTATTAAATCCTCCCGCATGGGAATGGCTGCAAAAAAGAGTACTCGAGGATCGCATACCTGTTATTGATAACTGGTGGCAAACTGAAACTGGGGCACCAGTTATCGGAAATCCTTACGGTATAAGTATGCTCCCTCAAAAGCCAGGATCAGCCGGCATTCCACTCCCGGGAATGGACCTTGCGGTAATGACACCAGAAGGGCAATTATGTGAGCCTGGAGAGAAAGGGATTCTTGTTTTAAAGCACCCGTTCCCTAATTTGACTCCTACTCTTTGGGGCGAACCAGCCAGGTACGGGACTGACTATTGGGAGCGAATTCATGGAGTGTATTTTACTGGAGACTTGGCCGAATTAGATGAAGATGGTTACGTCTGGTTTTCCGGGCGCGCCGACGAAGTCATTAAAATAGCAGCGCATAGGATAGGGACTATCGAAGTAGAATCAGCTTTCCTGAGGCACGATGACGTTGCCGAAGCAGGAGTAACTGGGCGTCCTGATGATCTACGTGGTGAGGTCATATCCAGCTTTATCGTACTCAAAGAAGGGCGCAAAGCCAGTGACAACCTTCGAAAAGCCCTTATTGAAACGGTAAGAACAGAATTAGGGCCTTTTGCTGTCATAGGAGAGGTGAATTTTGTCAAAATGCTCCCAAAAACTAGGTCTGGGAAAATAATGCGTCGAGTACTAAAAGCTGTAACGTTAAATACAGATCCAGGCGACATCACAACAATTGAAGATGAAGGCAGTGTCGATGAAGCTCGATTAGCTTGGCAGGAAATAAAAGGCGAGATTGAGCGCTGA